Proteins from a single region of Catenulispora acidiphila DSM 44928:
- a CDS encoding putative leader peptide codes for MRRATILVARRHVDLRRTASAICPACI; via the coding sequence ATGAGACGCGCCACCATTCTCGTGGCTCGCCGTCACGTCGATCTGCGCCGGACAGCGAGCGCGATCTGTCCTGCGTGCATATGA
- a CDS encoding FAD-binding oxidoreductase: MNRDVRDVAVPQQSSTGTGVHSERLYGWGMTSPSVADVADPTALDQLAELVAGAGPRGVIARGLGRSYGDPAQNGGGRVVRTTSLNKILNIDIERGIVTAQAGVSLHQLMDTMLPLGWFVPVTPGTRYVTVGGAIGADIHGKNHHSAGTFGQHVLSMDLLGADGQIRTLTPATEPELFWATAGGMGLTGIVTQATIAFKKVETARIKADIWRAPDLDGVLAELAATDEKYPYTVAWIDCLSTGRNLGRSVLTCGDFAKLDELPAKARREPRKFAPLSLGKVPPVPVSGLLNKMTGRAFNEMWFRKAPVRKEGVIQGVGAFFHPLDGIMEWNRVYGPAGFLQWQFVVPFGAEDTLRQIVEQISAHGAPAALTVLKRFGEGSPGYLSFPSKGWTLALDFPTNTPGLAQLLDDMDEKVLEAGGRLYLAKDSRMRPELMAEMYPRLEAFRKLRAEIDPHQVFMSDQARRLHL, from the coding sequence ATGAATAGGGACGTGAGAGACGTGGCTGTGCCACAGCAGAGTTCCACCGGCACCGGGGTGCACTCCGAGCGCCTCTACGGCTGGGGCATGACCAGCCCCTCGGTCGCCGACGTCGCCGACCCCACGGCGCTGGACCAGCTCGCCGAGCTGGTCGCCGGCGCCGGACCGCGCGGCGTCATCGCCCGCGGCCTCGGGCGCTCCTACGGAGACCCGGCGCAGAACGGCGGCGGCCGGGTGGTGCGCACCACCTCGCTCAACAAGATCCTCAACATCGACATCGAACGCGGGATCGTCACCGCCCAGGCCGGCGTCAGCCTGCACCAGCTGATGGACACGATGCTGCCGCTGGGCTGGTTCGTGCCGGTCACCCCGGGCACCCGCTACGTCACCGTGGGCGGCGCGATCGGCGCGGACATCCACGGCAAGAACCACCACAGCGCCGGCACCTTCGGCCAGCACGTGCTGTCCATGGACCTGCTGGGCGCGGACGGGCAGATCCGCACCCTCACCCCGGCCACCGAGCCCGAGCTGTTCTGGGCCACCGCCGGCGGCATGGGCCTGACCGGGATCGTCACCCAGGCCACCATCGCCTTCAAGAAGGTCGAGACGGCCCGCATCAAGGCCGACATCTGGCGCGCCCCGGACCTGGACGGCGTCCTGGCCGAACTGGCCGCCACCGATGAGAAGTACCCCTACACGGTGGCCTGGATCGACTGCCTGTCCACCGGCCGCAACCTCGGCCGCTCGGTGCTGACGTGCGGTGACTTCGCCAAGCTGGACGAGCTGCCGGCCAAGGCCCGCCGCGAGCCGCGCAAGTTCGCCCCGCTCTCGCTGGGCAAGGTCCCGCCGGTCCCGGTCAGCGGTCTGCTGAACAAGATGACCGGCCGCGCCTTCAACGAGATGTGGTTCCGCAAGGCGCCGGTCCGCAAGGAAGGCGTGATCCAGGGCGTCGGCGCGTTCTTCCACCCGCTGGACGGGATCATGGAGTGGAACCGCGTCTACGGCCCGGCGGGCTTCCTGCAGTGGCAGTTCGTGGTCCCCTTCGGCGCCGAGGACACCCTGCGCCAGATCGTCGAGCAGATCTCCGCGCACGGAGCGCCGGCGGCCCTGACCGTCCTCAAGCGCTTCGGCGAGGGCAGCCCGGGCTACCTGTCCTTCCCCAGTAAGGGCTGGACGCTGGCCCTGGACTTCCCGACCAACACCCCCGGCCTGGCGCAGCTGCTGGACGACATGGACGAGAAGGTCCTGGAGGCCGGCGGCCGCCTGTACCTGGCGAAGGACTCGCGCATGCGGCCGGAGCTGATGGCGGAGATGTACCCGCGCCTGGAGGCGTTCCGCAAGCTGCGCGCCGAGATCGACCCGCACCAGGTGTTCATGTCGGACCAGGCGCGCCGCCTGCACCTGTAG
- the lon gene encoding endopeptidase La, which translates to MSENMTGATKAFPVIPLDDAVVLPGMVVPLDLSDSETRAAVDAAANGPTRGGKPQVLLVPRLDGTYAKSGVVAIIEQTGRMAGSGRMVAVVRGTNRAAIGVGTTGPGAALWVEAIVLEEPAVTSRTRELAKEYKDLAIEILQHREAFQVVDMVQQISDPSQLADSAGYAPYLKAVQKVELLETLSVDERLEKLLTWGREHLVELDVSESIRKDVEDGMEKQQREFLLRRQLAAIRKELAELDGKEASEEEDYRSRVETADLPDKVREAALKEVDKLERSGDQNPEAGWIRTWLDTVLEMPWSERSEDSYDIAGARAVLDADHAGLDDVKERIVEYLAVRKKRQDKGLELVGGRRSGAVLALVGPPGVGKTSLGESVARAMGRKFVRVALGGVRDEAEIRGHRRTYVGALPGRIVRAIKDAGTMNPVVLLDEIDKVGADYRGDPTAALLEVLDPAQNHTFRDHYLEVELDLSDVVFLATANVLESIPGPLLDRMELVRLDGYTEDEKVLIGRDHLLPRQIDRAGLSVDEVEFDDEALRLLAQQYTREAGVRDLERAISRVLRKVAAKTALADSEAAVKSKAAVLDQDADVAAEDAPGADAADVEVTTDVEVTDVEATAEATAEPTAEPAPEGPKTKLTITVENLKDYLGRPRHTPETADRLAVPGVATGLAVTGAGGEVLFVEASLSDPETGGTGVTLTGQLGDVMKESAQIALSYLRSHGAELELPVADLSKRAVHVHVPAGAQPKDGPSAGVTMTTALASLLSGRLVRKDVAMTGEVSLTGRVLPIGGVKQKLLAAHQAGATTVLLPKRNGPDLDDVPAEVLDKLTVHLVGDVREVLDLALEPAERPVAVAAV; encoded by the coding sequence ATGAGTGAGAACATGACCGGCGCGACCAAGGCCTTCCCGGTCATCCCGCTGGACGACGCGGTCGTCCTGCCGGGCATGGTCGTGCCGCTGGATTTGTCGGATTCGGAGACCCGGGCGGCGGTCGACGCCGCTGCCAACGGTCCCACGCGTGGGGGCAAGCCGCAGGTGCTGCTCGTGCCGCGGTTGGACGGCACCTACGCCAAGTCCGGCGTGGTCGCCATCATCGAGCAGACCGGTCGGATGGCCGGGTCGGGGCGCATGGTCGCCGTGGTGCGCGGTACCAACCGCGCCGCCATCGGTGTCGGGACCACCGGTCCCGGTGCGGCCCTGTGGGTCGAGGCGATCGTGCTCGAGGAGCCCGCCGTCACCTCGCGGACCCGCGAGCTGGCCAAGGAATACAAGGACCTGGCGATCGAGATCCTGCAGCACCGCGAGGCCTTCCAGGTCGTCGACATGGTGCAGCAGATCTCCGATCCCTCGCAGCTGGCTGACTCCGCCGGGTACGCGCCGTACCTGAAGGCTGTGCAGAAGGTCGAGCTGCTGGAGACGCTGAGCGTCGACGAGCGGCTGGAGAAGCTGCTCACCTGGGGGCGGGAGCACCTGGTCGAGCTGGACGTCAGCGAGTCGATCCGCAAGGACGTCGAGGACGGCATGGAGAAGCAGCAGCGGGAGTTTCTGCTGCGCCGCCAGCTGGCCGCGATCCGCAAGGAGCTGGCTGAGCTCGACGGCAAGGAGGCCTCCGAAGAGGAGGATTACCGCTCCCGCGTCGAGACCGCTGACCTTCCCGACAAGGTCCGCGAGGCGGCGCTGAAGGAAGTGGACAAGCTGGAGCGCTCGGGGGATCAGAACCCTGAGGCCGGCTGGATCCGCACCTGGCTGGACACCGTCCTGGAGATGCCCTGGAGCGAGCGCTCCGAGGACTCCTACGACATCGCCGGCGCGCGTGCCGTCCTGGACGCCGACCACGCCGGACTGGACGACGTCAAGGAGCGCATCGTCGAGTACCTGGCCGTGCGCAAGAAGCGGCAGGACAAGGGTCTGGAACTGGTCGGCGGCCGCCGCTCCGGCGCGGTGCTGGCCCTGGTCGGCCCGCCCGGCGTCGGCAAGACCAGCCTCGGGGAGTCCGTGGCGCGCGCCATGGGCCGCAAGTTCGTCCGCGTCGCCCTCGGCGGCGTGCGCGACGAGGCCGAGATCCGCGGTCACCGGCGCACCTACGTCGGCGCGCTGCCCGGCCGCATCGTCCGCGCCATCAAGGACGCCGGCACGATGAACCCCGTGGTGCTGCTCGACGAGATCGACAAGGTCGGCGCCGACTACCGCGGCGACCCGACCGCGGCTCTGCTGGAGGTCCTGGACCCGGCGCAGAACCACACGTTCCGCGACCACTACCTGGAGGTCGAGCTCGACCTGTCCGACGTGGTATTCCTGGCCACGGCCAACGTCCTGGAGTCCATCCCCGGCCCGCTGCTGGACCGCATGGAGCTGGTGCGCCTGGACGGCTACACCGAGGACGAGAAGGTCCTCATCGGCCGCGACCACCTGCTGCCGCGCCAGATCGACCGCGCCGGGCTGTCCGTCGACGAGGTGGAGTTCGACGACGAGGCGCTGCGGCTGCTGGCGCAGCAGTACACGCGGGAGGCCGGCGTGCGCGACCTGGAGCGCGCCATCTCCCGGGTGCTGCGCAAGGTCGCCGCGAAGACGGCCCTGGCCGACTCCGAAGCCGCGGTCAAAAGCAAGGCGGCGGTTCTGGATCAGGACGCTGACGTCGCAGCCGAGGACGCACCTGGTGCGGACGCGGCTGACGTCGAGGTGACCACCGACGTCGAGGTGACTGACGTCGAGGCGACCGCCGAAGCCACCGCCGAGCCCACTGCCGAGCCCGCCCCCGAAGGTCCCAAGACCAAGCTCACCATCACGGTCGAGAACCTGAAGGACTACCTGGGCCGTCCCCGCCACACCCCGGAGACCGCCGACCGCCTGGCCGTGCCCGGCGTGGCGACCGGCCTGGCGGTGACCGGCGCCGGCGGCGAGGTCCTGTTCGTCGAGGCCTCCCTGTCCGACCCGGAGACCGGCGGCACCGGCGTGACCCTGACCGGCCAGCTGGGCGACGTGATGAAGGAGTCGGCGCAGATCGCGCTGAGCTACCTGCGCTCGCACGGCGCCGAGCTGGAGCTGCCGGTGGCGGACCTGAGCAAGCGCGCGGTGCACGTCCACGTGCCGGCCGGAGCCCAGCCCAAGGACGGCCCGAGCGCAGGCGTCACGATGACCACCGCCCTGGCCTCGCTCCTGAGCGGCCGCCTGGTCCGCAAGGACGTGGCGATGACCGGCGAGGTGTCCCTGACCGGACGCGTCCTGCCGATCGGCGGCGTCAAGCAGAAGCTGCTGGCCGCGCACCAGGCCGGTGCCACGACCGTGCTGCTGCCCAAGCGCAACGGCCCGGACCTGGACGACGTCCCGGCCGAGGTGCTGGACAAGCTGACCGTGCACCTGGTCGGCGACGTGCGCGAGGTCTTGGACCTCGCCCTGGAACCCGCGGAGCGCCCTGTCGCTGTGGCTGCTGTCTAG
- the coaE gene encoding dephospho-CoA kinase, giving the protein MQKDKPTTLNVGLTGGIGSGKSEVLTRLKALGATVVDADLAAREVVEPGTDGYDAVVEEFGSEVVGADGRLDRPKLGAIVFADPGRLAALNAIVHPRVGALMAEWADAAPEGGIVVYDIPLLVEGGADRGYAAVIVVDADEEVRYARLLANRGMSRADAAARMAAQASRQDRLAAADYVIANNGSLEDLDQETDRVWSELLTLRDSTIR; this is encoded by the coding sequence ATGCAGAAGGACAAGCCGACCACCCTGAACGTCGGCCTCACCGGCGGCATCGGCTCGGGCAAGAGTGAAGTCCTCACCAGGCTCAAAGCCCTCGGAGCCACCGTGGTGGACGCCGACCTGGCCGCGCGCGAGGTGGTCGAACCCGGCACCGACGGATACGACGCGGTGGTTGAGGAGTTCGGTTCCGAGGTGGTCGGCGCGGACGGCCGGCTGGACCGGCCCAAGCTCGGCGCCATCGTCTTCGCCGACCCCGGCCGGCTGGCCGCGCTCAACGCGATCGTGCACCCCCGGGTGGGCGCCCTGATGGCCGAATGGGCCGATGCGGCGCCGGAAGGCGGCATCGTCGTCTACGATATTCCGCTATTGGTCGAGGGTGGGGCGGACCGCGGGTATGCGGCCGTGATCGTGGTCGACGCTGATGAGGAAGTCCGGTATGCGCGGCTGCTCGCCAACCGCGGCATGTCCCGTGCGGACGCCGCCGCGCGGATGGCTGCGCAGGCGTCGCGCCAGGACCGTCTCGCGGCGGCGGATTACGTCATCGCAAACAACGGGTCGCTCGAAGACCTCGATCAGGAAACGGATCGAGTCTGGTCCGAACTGCTCACTCTCCGCGATTCAACCATCCGATAG
- a CDS encoding HAD family hydrolase — protein MAAGTAGHNAAVDDNLGQGAPADHRPSENTAANRSGKTVTHRSASQSTAADHAPSQHAAVDRSLSETAAADRSPSQSTVTEVRAATAGGPSISVQPRRTRATGYLAVAGDLAPRDRRASDVEAILCDLDDTLYPQAAWLDGAWSAVAAAGARWGVEERAFLAALRADAAVGSARGGIIDRALVDVGVGGGAELVAELLAAFRAYRPVRLEPYPGVREALVRLRVAGVRLAVVTDGDVEVQAWKVRALGLSAFFECVVVSDALGGRGVRKPSAVPFLAAVEGLGVRPERCVVVGDRPEKDVMGALGADIRAVRVKTGEYRQVADVAGTWHTAADFPAAVDWLLRE, from the coding sequence ATGGCGGCCGGCACCGCCGGGCACAACGCTGCGGTGGACGACAACCTGGGCCAGGGCGCCCCAGCCGATCACAGGCCAAGCGAGAACACTGCGGCCAATCGCAGCGGAAAGACCGTGACCCACCGCAGCGCGAGCCAAAGCACTGCCGCCGATCACGCCCCGAGCCAGCACGCCGCAGTCGATCGCAGCCTGAGTGAGACCGCCGCAGCCGACCGCAGCCCGAGCCAGAGCACCGTGACCGAAGTCCGAGCCGCCACCGCCGGCGGCCCGAGTATCAGCGTCCAGCCTCGCCGGACGCGCGCGACCGGCTATCTGGCCGTCGCCGGGGACTTGGCGCCTCGCGACCGTCGCGCGTCTGATGTGGAGGCGATCCTCTGCGATCTCGATGACACGCTGTATCCGCAGGCTGCGTGGCTCGATGGCGCGTGGAGTGCTGTGGCGGCGGCGGGTGCGCGGTGGGGCGTCGAGGAGCGGGCGTTTCTGGCGGCGCTGCGGGCTGATGCGGCGGTGGGGTCGGCGCGGGGCGGGATCATTGATCGGGCGCTGGTGGATGTGGGGGTCGGGGGCGGGGCGGAGCTGGTTGCTGAGCTGCTCGCCGCGTTTCGGGCGTATCGGCCTGTGCGGCTGGAGCCGTATCCGGGGGTGCGGGAGGCGTTGGTGCGGTTGCGGGTGGCGGGGGTGCGGCTCGCGGTGGTGACTGATGGGGATGTGGAGGTGCAGGCTTGGAAGGTGCGGGCTTTGGGGTTGTCCGCTTTTTTTGAGTGCGTGGTCGTCTCGGATGCGCTGGGGGGACGCGGGGTGCGCAAGCCGAGTGCGGTGCCGTTCTTGGCCGCGGTGGAGGGGTTGGGGGTGCGGCCTGAGCGGTGTGTTGTGGTGGGGGACCGTCCTGAGAAGGATGTTATGGGAGCTCTGGGGGCTGATATCAGGGCTGTTCGGGTGAAAACGGGGGAATATCGGCAGGTTGCCGATGTGGCAGGGACCTGGCATACGGCTGCTGATTTTCCGGCTGCCGTCGACTGGTTGCTGCGGGAATGA
- a CDS encoding decaprenyl-phosphate phosphoribosyltransferase, with product MTSLPTQPAEPQVSEPEPAAGSPASADAPADLRKRPPLPVALVLAARPRQWVKNVLVLAAPLSAAKLGHADVLRTSAIAFVAFCFAASCIYFINDVMDVESDRRHPKKRFRPIAAGWVPLPLALVSGAVCGVVGLGVAAIANWTTVGVVAVYMALHIVYSMWFKHVPVLDLAMVASGFLLRAIVGGVAANLELSQWFLLTTGFGSLFMVAGKRYSEMVLMGEDAASSRKSLQEYSQTYLRFVWQAAATVTMVTYSLWAFQLASTPDIAHKSAKPWLEISVIPWVFIFLRYSMFVDTGRAGEPEDVVLKDRVIMGIGAVWLVVFATGVILVGARG from the coding sequence GTGACATCCCTCCCCACGCAGCCTGCTGAGCCGCAAGTCTCCGAGCCAGAGCCCGCGGCAGGTTCCCCCGCCTCCGCCGACGCTCCGGCCGACCTGCGCAAGCGTCCCCCATTGCCGGTAGCGCTGGTGCTCGCGGCGCGTCCGCGGCAGTGGGTCAAGAACGTGCTCGTCCTGGCCGCCCCGCTCTCGGCGGCCAAGCTCGGCCACGCCGATGTGCTGCGCACCTCCGCGATCGCCTTCGTCGCGTTCTGCTTCGCTGCCTCCTGCATCTACTTCATCAACGACGTGATGGACGTCGAGTCCGACCGGCGGCACCCCAAGAAGCGCTTCCGCCCGATCGCCGCCGGCTGGGTGCCGCTCCCGCTGGCGCTGGTCTCCGGCGCCGTCTGCGGCGTGGTCGGCCTGGGCGTGGCGGCCATCGCGAACTGGACCACGGTCGGGGTCGTGGCGGTCTACATGGCGCTGCACATCGTGTACTCGATGTGGTTCAAGCACGTGCCGGTCCTGGACCTGGCGATGGTGGCCTCCGGCTTCCTGCTGCGCGCCATCGTCGGCGGCGTGGCGGCGAACCTGGAACTGTCCCAGTGGTTCCTGCTGACCACCGGCTTCGGCTCGCTGTTCATGGTCGCCGGCAAGCGCTACTCCGAGATGGTGCTGATGGGGGAGGACGCCGCTTCCTCCCGCAAGTCGCTGCAGGAGTACTCCCAGACATACTTGCGGTTCGTGTGGCAGGCCGCGGCCACGGTCACCATGGTCACGTACTCGCTGTGGGCCTTCCAGCTCGCCTCCACCCCGGACATAGCGCACAAGTCCGCCAAGCCGTGGCTGGAGATCTCGGTCATCCCCTGGGTCTTCATCTTCTTGCGCTACTCGATGTTCGTCGACACCGGCCGCGCCGGGGAGCCCGAGGACGTCGTCCTGAAGGACCGCGTCATCATGGGTATCGGGGCGGTGTGGCTCGTGGTGTTCGCCACCGGCGTGATCCTGGTCGGCGCGCGCGGCTGA
- a CDS encoding LLM class flavin-dependent oxidoreductase: protein MPARAPRRLHLNAFLHAPGHHDAAWRHPDSGGHRALDVDYHIDLARTAERGLFDAVFLADTLAVRGRPDATVAAGLEPLTLLTALATATEHIGLIATASTTFYEPYILARTLASLDHISHGRAGWNVAAGGDLAEAANFNLDEPIEHTVRYERAAEFLDVATQLWDSWADDAVVHDRRAGRYADPQRVREVAHTGLFFKVRGPLNVQRTPQGWPLLVHSASSAEGQEFAARYAEVVLTGQQNLGDAAAFALEVKSRAAAYGREADVPVIMPSIAPVIGSTETEARRLARELTELHLAEPGVNQLSNLLGIDVAGLDPERPIPAGLLPREEDLADHRFARSWPTTTTQLTDLAIRERLTVRQIVARLGGGRGHRTVVGTPEQIADSMQEWSQAGAADGFTIAPPILPSGLTTFVDQVVPLLQRRGLFRTEYDLGTLRERFGVERPEDHFPEPTPATPRRTARPPLARV, encoded by the coding sequence ATGCCCGCACGCGCACCACGCCGGCTTCACCTGAACGCATTCCTGCATGCCCCCGGGCACCACGACGCCGCCTGGCGCCACCCCGACAGCGGCGGCCACCGCGCCCTGGACGTCGACTACCACATCGACCTGGCGCGCACCGCCGAGCGCGGCCTGTTCGACGCCGTCTTCCTCGCCGACACCCTGGCGGTGCGCGGCCGGCCGGACGCCACCGTCGCCGCCGGGCTGGAGCCCTTGACGCTGCTGACCGCGCTGGCCACGGCCACCGAGCACATCGGGCTGATCGCCACCGCCTCGACGACCTTCTACGAGCCCTACATCCTGGCGCGCACCCTGGCCTCGCTGGACCACATCTCGCACGGCCGCGCCGGCTGGAACGTGGCCGCCGGCGGCGATCTGGCCGAGGCCGCCAACTTCAACCTCGACGAGCCCATCGAGCACACGGTGCGCTACGAGCGCGCGGCGGAGTTCCTGGACGTCGCCACGCAGCTGTGGGACAGCTGGGCCGACGACGCCGTGGTCCACGACCGCCGCGCCGGCCGCTACGCCGACCCCCAGCGCGTCCGCGAGGTGGCGCACACCGGACTGTTCTTCAAGGTACGAGGACCGCTGAATGTCCAGCGCACGCCGCAGGGTTGGCCGCTGCTGGTACACAGCGCCTCCTCCGCCGAGGGCCAAGAGTTCGCGGCACGCTACGCCGAAGTCGTCCTCACCGGCCAGCAGAACCTCGGCGACGCCGCGGCGTTCGCACTGGAGGTGAAATCGCGGGCGGCGGCGTACGGCCGGGAAGCCGACGTCCCGGTCATCATGCCGAGCATCGCGCCGGTCATCGGCTCCACGGAGACCGAGGCGCGCCGCCTGGCCCGGGAGCTGACCGAGCTGCACCTCGCCGAGCCCGGCGTGAACCAGCTGTCGAATCTGCTCGGCATCGACGTGGCAGGGCTCGATCCTGAACGCCCCATCCCCGCCGGACTGCTGCCGCGCGAGGAGGATCTCGCCGACCACCGCTTCGCACGCTCCTGGCCGACAACGACGACGCAGCTCACCGACCTGGCGATCCGCGAGCGCCTGACCGTCCGCCAGATCGTCGCGCGCCTCGGCGGCGGCCGCGGACACCGCACGGTCGTCGGCACACCGGAGCAGATCGCCGACTCGATGCAGGAGTGGTCGCAAGCCGGAGCCGCCGACGGATTCACCATCGCCCCGCCGATCCTGCCCAGCGGCCTGACCACCTTCGTCGACCAGGTGGTGCCGCTACTGCAACGGCGCGGACTCTTCCGCACCGAATACGACCTCGGAACGCTGCGCGAGCGCTTCGGCGTAGAGCGCCCCGAGGACCACTTCCCCGAGCCGACACCGGCCACGCCGCGGCGGACAGCGCGGCCACCACTGGCTCGGGTCTGA
- a CDS encoding cupin domain-containing protein, protein MSYPSPRYLADQGEVSATFRTADADPELNIGTASRVSLLSTGGTTGGLYGLYRWDMLPGTPTPPKTAASGGGHYHRTFSEAFFILNGTVALYDGQTWRESTAGDYLFVPPGGIHSFANTSGEAASMLVLFAPGAPREPYFEELAAIRGEGRELSPQEWTELYARHDQFMA, encoded by the coding sequence ATGTCCTACCCCTCCCCCCGCTACCTCGCCGACCAGGGCGAAGTCAGCGCCACCTTCCGCACCGCCGACGCCGACCCCGAACTGAACATCGGCACCGCCTCGCGCGTCAGCCTGCTCTCCACCGGCGGAACCACCGGCGGCCTCTACGGCCTCTACCGCTGGGACATGCTCCCGGGAACCCCGACGCCGCCGAAGACCGCCGCATCAGGCGGCGGCCACTACCACCGCACATTCTCCGAAGCCTTCTTCATCCTGAACGGCACCGTCGCCCTCTACGACGGCCAGACCTGGCGCGAGTCGACCGCCGGCGACTACCTCTTCGTCCCGCCCGGCGGCATCCACAGCTTCGCGAACACCTCAGGTGAAGCAGCCTCGATGCTGGTCCTGTTCGCGCCAGGCGCACCGCGCGAACCGTATTTCGAGGAGCTGGCAGCGATCCGCGGCGAGGGGCGGGAGCTGTCGCCTCAGGAGTGGACCGAGCTGTACGCGCGGCACGATCAGTTCATGGCTTGA
- a CDS encoding decaprenylphospho-beta-D-erythro-pentofuranosid-2-ulose 2-reductase: protein MKDSLGAAQSLLVLGGSSDIAMATARKMAAARTKKIHLAGRPSQRLEDNAAELRKLGAEVDVVAFDAAATEEHDKVLTQVFATGDIDVVLMAFGVLGDQAEDEKDPVRAAAVAHVNYTGAVSSGIVVAQALKKQGHGALVVLSSVAGERARRSNFIYGSSKAGLDAFAQGLGDSLVGTGVHVMVVRPGFVDTKMTHGMEKAPLATTPDAVADAIITGLRRGSHTVWAPGAFRYVMSGLRHVPRPLFRKLPL, encoded by the coding sequence ATGAAGGACTCCCTGGGCGCGGCCCAGTCACTGCTGGTGCTCGGCGGCTCCTCGGACATCGCCATGGCCACCGCCCGCAAGATGGCAGCGGCCCGCACCAAGAAGATCCACCTGGCCGGCCGCCCCTCGCAGCGCCTGGAGGACAACGCCGCCGAGCTGCGCAAGCTGGGCGCCGAGGTCGACGTCGTCGCCTTCGACGCCGCCGCCACCGAGGAGCACGACAAGGTCCTGACCCAGGTCTTCGCCACCGGCGACATCGACGTGGTCCTGATGGCCTTCGGCGTCCTCGGCGACCAGGCCGAGGACGAGAAGGACCCGGTCCGCGCCGCCGCCGTCGCGCACGTGAACTACACCGGCGCCGTCTCCAGCGGCATCGTGGTCGCCCAGGCGCTGAAGAAGCAGGGACACGGAGCCCTCGTGGTCCTGTCCTCGGTCGCCGGCGAGCGCGCCCGCAGGTCCAACTTCATCTACGGCTCCTCCAAGGCCGGCCTCGACGCCTTCGCCCAGGGCCTCGGCGACAGCCTGGTCGGCACCGGCGTGCACGTGATGGTCGTCCGCCCCGGCTTCGTCGACACCAAGATGACGCACGGCATGGAGAAGGCGCCCCTGGCGACCACCCCCGACGCCGTCGCCGACGCCATCATCACCGGCCTGCGCCGCGGCTCGCACACGGTCTGGGCGCCGGGAGCCTTCCGCTACGTGATGTCCGGCCTGCGGCACGTACCGCGCCCCCTGTTCCGCAAGCTGCCGCTGTAA